The following proteins are encoded in a genomic region of Raphanus sativus cultivar WK10039 unplaced genomic scaffold, ASM80110v3 Scaffold2158, whole genome shotgun sequence:
- the LOC108854764 gene encoding uncharacterized protein LOC108854764 isoform X2, with amino-acid sequence MSWMKGKSSGWTAFDLKQRQRQGHQSEIKDDPFPPVSTSVNNPPPLDVMRGKLVRRNHEPSEKSFSSVLLPPPKFPALTESKDSRSKPSPLLAPTSHHDSSAFIKLKEMNSWADDSLIKDILLSTEDNFEMALAFLQGMVSTDHSAIKGDIKEAEEVLTSKIDGYSSHSRQSERRIPGRTVTGTVNMAARSTCENGGSSFLVNAYESEKLPDDDVSDLGSIIQRLQSIPIAPEWEEDDLYLTHRKDALKMMRSASNHSRAAQNAFMRNDHVSAKQHSEKAREDWSTAEKLNAEAANKILGITNRNNDIWKLDLHGLHAAEAVLVLQERLQRIERQFTVNRSVSPNRGRSKNAALRSPSQEPCGRLDVEGLDRQRASSRELRNSLQVVTGIGKHSRGHASLPLAVKTFFEDNRFDETRPGVITVRPKFRHS; translated from the exons ATGTCATGGATGAAAGGCAAATCATCTGGTTGGACTGCCTTTGATCTCAAGCAGAGACAAAGACAAGGTCACCAAAGCGAGATTAAGGATGATCCATTCCCGCCTGTTTCAACTAGTGTTAATAATCCACCACCCTTAGATGTAATGAGAGGAAAGCTGGTCAGAAGAAATCACGAACCTTCTGAAAAGTCTTTCTCTTCCGTTCTCTTACCTCCTCCGAAGTTTCCAGCACTGACAGAGAGTAAGGATAGCAGAAGCAAGCCTAGCCCTTTGTTGGCTCCAACGAGTCATCACGATTCATCGGCCTTCATCAAGCTGAAGGAGATGAACAGCTGGGCTGATGATAGCTTGATAAAGGATATATTGTTATCCACAGAAGATAATTTTGAGATGGCCTTAGCTTTTTTGCAAGGAATGGTTTCTACTGATCACTCAGCAATCAAAGGTGACATCAAGGAAGCTGAAGAGGTTCTAACTTCAAAGATCGATGGTTATTCATCACATAGTAGACAATCCGAACGTAGAATACCTGGGAGGACTGTTACAGGTACGGTGAATATGGCTGCAAGGTCTACATGTGAGAATGGTGGAAGTTCGTTTCTGGTGAATGCATATGAGAGTGAAAAGCTACCTGATGATGATGTTTCTGACTTAGGTAGTATCATTCAGCGGCTTCAGTCCATTCCTATAGCACCTGAATGGGAAGAAGACGACCTCTACTTGACTCATCGAAAGGATGCTTTGAAAATGATGAG ATCCGCCTCAAACCATTCTAGAGCTGCCCAAAATGCTTTTATGAGAAATGACCATGTTTCTGCGAAGCAGCATTCAGAGAAAGCAAGAGAGGATTGGTCAACAGCTGAGAAACTGAATGCTGAGGCAGCCAATAAGATCTTAGGCATAACAAACAGGAATAACGACATATGGAAGTTGGACCTGCATGGTCTCCACGCAGCAGAAGCTGTTCTAGTGTTACAAGAACGTTTGCAAAGGATCGAACGTCAGTTCACAGTGAACCGTTCGGTATCACCAAATAGAGGTAGGTCAAAGAACGCAGCTCTGCGATCTCCGTCACAAGAGCCTTGTGGTAGATTAGATGTGGAAGGCCTGGACCGTCAAAGAGCTTCTTCTAGAGAGCTAAGGAACTCATTGCAGGTTGTAACAG GTATTGGTAAACACAGTCGCGGACATGCTTCACTTCCTCTAGCTGTGAAGACTTTCTTTGAAGATAACAG GTTTGATGAGACAAGACCAGGTGTTATCACTGTGCGGCCTAAATTCAGACACAGCTGA
- the LOC108854764 gene encoding uncharacterized protein LOC108854764 isoform X1: protein MSWMKGKSSGWTAFDLKQRQRQGHQSEIKDDPFPPVSTSVNNPPPLDVMRGKLVRRNHEPSEKSFSSVLLPPPKFPALTESKDSRSKPSPLLAPTSHHDSSAFIKLKEMNSWADDSLIKDILLSTEDNFEMALAFLQGMVSTDHSAIKGDIKEAEEVLTSKIDGYSSHSRQSERRIPGRTVTGTVNMAARSTCENGGSSFLVNAYESEKLPDDDVSDLGSIIQRLQSIPIAPEWEEDDLYLTHRKDALKMMRSASNHSRAAQNAFMRNDHVSAKQHSEKAREDWSTAEKLNAEAANKILGITNRNNDIWKLDLHGLHAAEAVLVLQERLQRIERQFTVNRSVSPNRGRSKNAALRSPSQEPCGRLDVEGLDRQRASSRELRNSLQVVTGIGKHSRGHASLPLAVKTFFEDNRYRFDETRPGVITVRPKFRHS from the exons ATGTCATGGATGAAAGGCAAATCATCTGGTTGGACTGCCTTTGATCTCAAGCAGAGACAAAGACAAGGTCACCAAAGCGAGATTAAGGATGATCCATTCCCGCCTGTTTCAACTAGTGTTAATAATCCACCACCCTTAGATGTAATGAGAGGAAAGCTGGTCAGAAGAAATCACGAACCTTCTGAAAAGTCTTTCTCTTCCGTTCTCTTACCTCCTCCGAAGTTTCCAGCACTGACAGAGAGTAAGGATAGCAGAAGCAAGCCTAGCCCTTTGTTGGCTCCAACGAGTCATCACGATTCATCGGCCTTCATCAAGCTGAAGGAGATGAACAGCTGGGCTGATGATAGCTTGATAAAGGATATATTGTTATCCACAGAAGATAATTTTGAGATGGCCTTAGCTTTTTTGCAAGGAATGGTTTCTACTGATCACTCAGCAATCAAAGGTGACATCAAGGAAGCTGAAGAGGTTCTAACTTCAAAGATCGATGGTTATTCATCACATAGTAGACAATCCGAACGTAGAATACCTGGGAGGACTGTTACAGGTACGGTGAATATGGCTGCAAGGTCTACATGTGAGAATGGTGGAAGTTCGTTTCTGGTGAATGCATATGAGAGTGAAAAGCTACCTGATGATGATGTTTCTGACTTAGGTAGTATCATTCAGCGGCTTCAGTCCATTCCTATAGCACCTGAATGGGAAGAAGACGACCTCTACTTGACTCATCGAAAGGATGCTTTGAAAATGATGAG ATCCGCCTCAAACCATTCTAGAGCTGCCCAAAATGCTTTTATGAGAAATGACCATGTTTCTGCGAAGCAGCATTCAGAGAAAGCAAGAGAGGATTGGTCAACAGCTGAGAAACTGAATGCTGAGGCAGCCAATAAGATCTTAGGCATAACAAACAGGAATAACGACATATGGAAGTTGGACCTGCATGGTCTCCACGCAGCAGAAGCTGTTCTAGTGTTACAAGAACGTTTGCAAAGGATCGAACGTCAGTTCACAGTGAACCGTTCGGTATCACCAAATAGAGGTAGGTCAAAGAACGCAGCTCTGCGATCTCCGTCACAAGAGCCTTGTGGTAGATTAGATGTGGAAGGCCTGGACCGTCAAAGAGCTTCTTCTAGAGAGCTAAGGAACTCATTGCAGGTTGTAACAG GTATTGGTAAACACAGTCGCGGACATGCTTCACTTCCTCTAGCTGTGAAGACTTTCTTTGAAGATAACAG GTACAGGTTTGATGAGACAAGACCAGGTGTTATCACTGTGCGGCCTAAATTCAGACACAGCTGA
- the LOC108854764 gene encoding uncharacterized protein LOC108854764 isoform X3, with amino-acid sequence MSWMKGKSSGWTAFDLKQRQRQGHQSEIKDDPFPPVSTSVNNPPPLDVMRGKLVRRNHEPSEKSFSSVLLPPPKFPALTESKDSRSKPSPLLAPTSHHDSSAFIKLKEMNSWADDSLIKDILLSTEDNFEMALAFLQGMVSTDHSAIKGDIKEAEEVLTSKIDGYSSHSRQSERRIPGRTVTGTVNMAARSTCENGGSSFLVNAYESEKLPDDDVSDLGSIIQRLQSIPIAPEWEEDDLYLTHRKDALKMMRSASNHSRAAQNAFMRNDHVSAKQHSEKAREDWSTAEKLNAEAANKILGITNRNNDIWKLDLHGLHAAEAVLVLQERLQRIERQFTVNRSVSPNRGRSKNAALRSPSQEPCGRLDVEGLDRQRASSRELRNSLQVLVNTVADMLHFL; translated from the exons ATGTCATGGATGAAAGGCAAATCATCTGGTTGGACTGCCTTTGATCTCAAGCAGAGACAAAGACAAGGTCACCAAAGCGAGATTAAGGATGATCCATTCCCGCCTGTTTCAACTAGTGTTAATAATCCACCACCCTTAGATGTAATGAGAGGAAAGCTGGTCAGAAGAAATCACGAACCTTCTGAAAAGTCTTTCTCTTCCGTTCTCTTACCTCCTCCGAAGTTTCCAGCACTGACAGAGAGTAAGGATAGCAGAAGCAAGCCTAGCCCTTTGTTGGCTCCAACGAGTCATCACGATTCATCGGCCTTCATCAAGCTGAAGGAGATGAACAGCTGGGCTGATGATAGCTTGATAAAGGATATATTGTTATCCACAGAAGATAATTTTGAGATGGCCTTAGCTTTTTTGCAAGGAATGGTTTCTACTGATCACTCAGCAATCAAAGGTGACATCAAGGAAGCTGAAGAGGTTCTAACTTCAAAGATCGATGGTTATTCATCACATAGTAGACAATCCGAACGTAGAATACCTGGGAGGACTGTTACAGGTACGGTGAATATGGCTGCAAGGTCTACATGTGAGAATGGTGGAAGTTCGTTTCTGGTGAATGCATATGAGAGTGAAAAGCTACCTGATGATGATGTTTCTGACTTAGGTAGTATCATTCAGCGGCTTCAGTCCATTCCTATAGCACCTGAATGGGAAGAAGACGACCTCTACTTGACTCATCGAAAGGATGCTTTGAAAATGATGAG ATCCGCCTCAAACCATTCTAGAGCTGCCCAAAATGCTTTTATGAGAAATGACCATGTTTCTGCGAAGCAGCATTCAGAGAAAGCAAGAGAGGATTGGTCAACAGCTGAGAAACTGAATGCTGAGGCAGCCAATAAGATCTTAGGCATAACAAACAGGAATAACGACATATGGAAGTTGGACCTGCATGGTCTCCACGCAGCAGAAGCTGTTCTAGTGTTACAAGAACGTTTGCAAAGGATCGAACGTCAGTTCACAGTGAACCGTTCGGTATCACCAAATAGAGGTAGGTCAAAGAACGCAGCTCTGCGATCTCCGTCACAAGAGCCTTGTGGTAGATTAGATGTGGAAGGCCTGGACCGTCAAAGAGCTTCTTCTAGAGAGCTAAGGAACTCATTGCAG GTATTGGTAAACACAGTCGCGGACATGCTTCACTTCCTCTAG